In Osmerus mordax isolate fOsmMor3 chromosome 16, fOsmMor3.pri, whole genome shotgun sequence, the genomic stretch TCAATGTGGAGAGTGTCGACGGGAAGCCCGGGGCCTTCACCTGCTACCTGGACGCCGGCCTCGCCAGAACCTCAACAGGAAACAAAGTGTTTGGAGCTCTTAAGGGTGCGGTCGACGGCGGCCTGGCCATTCCTCACAGGTTAGACAGAAGCTACAGCTCTTTGACTGTTAGGAATCCAGATAAAGAACCATTTGCTTCAAATAATTGTGGTGCCTTGTGTGAAGAAAGAAATCAAGCATAAGGATTTGGTCAGTTCAATAGTAAAACAGTCATGATTAAGACATCTTGTTTATGAACACTGTGTACAACATCGGACCTACTTTGatctcctttcttttctttttttaacttgCAGCCTAAAACGCTTCCCAGGTTATGATGCAGAGAGCAAAGAGTTCAATGCAGAGTTGCACCGAAAACACATCATGGGCATGAACGTGTCGGATTACATGAGCTACTtaatggaggaggacgaggaggcctACAAGAAACAGTTTTCACGCTTCATAAAGAATGGAGTCACGCCAGACACGGTAAGACTGCATCACACATGTCCCACCTGTGTAACATCTGGGTCAATGTAACCCTAAATGTTAGTGTCCCAGCCTTAGTGTGTTTGGAAGACTCCTGACTCCATTGCTTCTTGATGATGTTACTAAAGATGCTGAGCAAAATGTAGTTGGTCCTTCATTTGCTTTGGCTGATGCTATTGTTCTTTCAAGACGGGGCTGAGAGAAGCGAGGGGAATCCCTCAGGAAGTGTCGTAGTACACTTGGCTGATGTCAGCATACCTGCCTTACCATGACAAATCTATTGTTCTGTACCTCAGGTTGAGGAAATGTACAAGAAAGCACACGCCGCGATCAGAGAGAACCCCGTCCACGACAAGAAACCCAAAAAAGACGTCAAAAAGAAGAGGTGAGGTTTTTTGTAGTTGTTGCTTTGGTCACGTGACTCTGGAGATGGATACTGTTTGAAGTGCATGTCATAGGATCTCCATTTGCAGGATTAGTTTCAGAGCAGCCTGTTGGGTGCTGTCCTGTCGTTCCCCCTGCACACAGAAACCTGTTTCCTTCTATCCCTGTCTGTCCTCATGCCACAGCAGGCAGGGATGTTAGATGACAGACAGAAATATGAAAATGTCCAGAAATGAAAGACAATTTAAAACTAAACCCATTAACGtcagtgttttgtgttgttcAGTGTCTTTGAGGGCAAGCCCCTCTACTTTGGAAGAGTTCAGGCAAATGTTTAGATTGTCGCAGCACCGAACCGAATGAGGAACGGGTAATAATCATGACTGCTGTGCAGGATGTTAATTCTGTTTTTGGTGATGTCCTGGCAGGTGGAACCgtgccaagctctccctggcaCAGAGGAAGGACCGTGTCGCCCAGAAGAAAGCCAGCTATTTACGAGCGCAAGAACAAGAGGCTGCGGACGGCTAGCGGTGTTTCTCCCAGCACCAGTCCCCCTCCACAGACACTGCTACACATTGGTCAAATACATTTATTGCAATGCCTTAAACTGTATGCGTCTTAATTCTAACTACTGATTTGGCAAACAAGTGTGCCACAACTTGTGTGAAAGAGATCTGAATGGGATTCAGTGAGCTGTTGCACTGAAGGTGCTTCCGGGATGGAGGACAATGTGGAACAAAAAAAGGTCCATCTCAAACGGTTTATGCTAGGTTCTGAAATTTCTACAGCTTTATTAGTCAGCTGAGTGAAGCGAGAGTAACAAAAGACAAGAAATAGGTCTCATAATGAACATAAAACATCTATTGCAAAGTTTCTTGAGGCCTCAAGGTCAGAGGGGCCATTTTGATAGTGAAAACTAAAAATGGTAAACAATATATATTAACATGTAAGACCTGAACTATTAGGATAAACGCATGCCAATAGTAAAACTATATAGACTAAAAAAAGTTTGTCAATATCAAAGGTTCACAGAACAGGCAAGCTCTGAGTGATCACTGGTGAGTGGTAGGTGTTTTTATTGTGCAAATCATGCTGGTTCAAACTTCAAGGTAAACAATGTATCAAGATTGCAATTCAAGCCTCAACAGCAGCCTTTACATTCAGTTCCTTCAGAATTCACACTTCATACTCAGGATGTAGCGCTCGAAAGGACGTAACGGTAAAGATGTCAAATAAAAACGGCAAGCAGTACCTTCAAAAGTGATAAACATTAATACAAAAGTTTCTATAAGGTCTACATTTCAGCATGATCTCTTATGGC encodes the following:
- the rpl5a gene encoding 60S ribosomal protein L5a, with product MGFVKVIKNKAYFKRYQVKFRRRREGKTDYFARKRLVIQDKNKYNTPKYRIIVRFSNRDICCQIAYAKIEGDHIVCAAYSHELPKYGITVGLTNYAAAYCTGLLLARRLLNKFGLDQVYEGQVEVTGDEFNVESVDGKPGAFTCYLDAGLARTSTGNKVFGALKGAVDGGLAIPHSLKRFPGYDAESKEFNAELHRKHIMGMNVSDYMSYLMEEDEEAYKKQFSRFIKNGVTPDTVEEMYKKAHAAIRENPVHDKKPKKDVKKKRWNRAKLSLAQRKDRVAQKKASYLRAQEQEAADG